From the Devosia sp. FJ2-5-3 genome, the window CGAGCGCCCCGGCAGCTGCGCGCTGCTGCACGAGACGCGCCAGGGCAGCTTCGCCTGCGCCGGATGCGATACGCCGCTGTTCGAATCGAGCCTGAAATTCGAGAGCGGCACCGGCTGGCCGAGTTTCAATGACCCGCTGCCGGGCAGCGTGGAGACCACTGTCGACCGCTCGCACGGCATGGTGCGCACCGAAGTCCATTGCGCCACCTGCGGCAGCCATCTCGGCCACGTCTTCCCCGATGGTCCCCCGCCGACCGGCCTGCGCTATTGCATCAATGGCGTGGCGCTGAACTTCCTGCCCAAGGCGTGAAATTCTCGGCCAATCTGACCATGCTCTACACAGAGCATGGTTTTCTCGACCGTTTCGACGCCGCCGCCCGGGATGGGTTTGGCGGCGTCGAGTTTGTTTCCCCCTATGAGTTTTCGCCCGACGCGGTGGCCGAGGCGGCGCGCGCTGCGGGTGTAAAGGTGGCGCTGTTCAATTCGCCGGCAGGGGACTGGGGTGCCGGCGAACGTGGCTTTGCCTGCCAGCCGGGTTCGGTCGCGATTTTTCGGGCGGGGATCGAGACGGCGATTGCTTGTGCCGAGGCACTGGACTGCCGGAAACTGCACCTCATGGCCGGGAATGTGCCCGAGGGCGTATCGGCCGAAGAGGCGGAGGCCGTCTTCACCGACAATGTCGGCTGGGCGGCGGAGAAACTGGCCCAGCATGGGATCATGGCGCTGATCGAACCGATCAATTCCGTGGACATGCCGGGCTATGGGCTGTCGAGCCTTGCAGAGGCCGAGCGGGTGCTCAAGGCGGTGGGCCATGGCAATCTGAGGCTGCAATTTGATTTTTATCACATGGCGATGATGGGCGAGGCGCTGGTGGACAATTTCGTCCGGCTGGCGCCGCTGATCGGGCATGTGCAGATCGCCGATTGCCCCGGACGGCATGAGCCGGGAACGGGAAGCATCGATTTTGACGCCGTGTTTTCTGCGCTCGGAAGCTATGGGGGATGGGTCGGGGCGGAATATCGACCGGCGGGAGGCACCAGCGCCGGGCTGGGCTGGATGCGCGGCCCACTTTTCCTGGAAACGCTCTAGGTGCCGCGTGGCTTGGCCCGGCTGGTGGCCGGGGCGGCTATCGGGTCGTCGGGCCAGGGATGGCGCGGGTAGCGGCCCTTGAGATCCTTGACGACATCCTTCCATGAGCCGCGCCAGAAGCCGGGGAGATCGCGCGTCGTCTGGATCGGGCGGCGGGCGGGCGACAGGAGCACCAGCAGCAGCGGCACCTTGCCATTGGCGATGGAGGGGTGGCGGTCGAGCCCGAACAATTCCTGCACGCGGATTTCGAGCGCCGGGCCGTTTTCGGCGGCGTAGTCGATGGGCAGGTGACTGCCTGAGGGCGCGTGGAAATGGCTGGGCAGGTGCTTTTCCATTTCCTGCTTCTTGGCCCAGGGCAAAATGCTTTCGAGCGCCATGCCGAGGTGATCGGCCGAGATATCGGAGAGGCGCGTTTCGCCTAGAATATGGGGGACAAGCCAGGCCGGATCGGCGGCAAGGGCCGTATCCGAGAGATCCGGAAAATCATCACCGAGCGTCTGGTGGAGCCAGGTGGAGCGGGCGCGCAGGGCCTTTTGCTCCTTGCTCCAGGGCAGGGTTTCGGGCCGTTTCAACACCGAGGCTGCGAGAATTTCGGCAGCTTGTTCGAGATCCGTGACCTGCGCGGGCTCGTCGGCGAGGCGCAGCGCATCGAGCCGGCGCTGGCGGCGGGCACGGACCGAACCGGAGGCCGTGTCGAAGGCGAGAATGGTGTCGTCGGTGATGCGGTGGCCGAACAGGGTTTCGAGATCGGCGGGATCGAGCGCGGCGGCGGAACGGATGCGGCCCTGGGTGGCGCTGCCGGTGAGATCAGCCACGACGATGAAGGGCGCGCCGGCGAGGGAATGGGTTTCCTCGAGCTGGGCCTGACGGCCATTGGCGAGGCGGAAACGGCCGCGCGGGCCGGCGGGCTGCGCCACGCGATCAGGAAAAGCGCGGGCGAGGTGATGGCCAGCGTCGCGATTTTCGCCCGATGCGCCGCCCGCAAGCTTGGCCCATCGACGGGCGAGGCTGCGTGCATCGTCGGCTCGGCGGGAGCGATCGGTGCGGAAGCGGTCGAGGCGGCGGGCGAGATCAATGTCGTCGCCGCCGAGACCGCGTTCACCGATGAGCACGGCGAGGTCGGCAGCGGTTTGCGCGTCGCCATCCTCGGCCCCTGCGACCACCATATGGGCGAGGCGCGGGTGGAGCGGGAGTTTGGCGAGGGCTTTTCCGGCCGATGTCAGATGGCCGGATGCGTCGATGGCGTCGAGGCGGGTGAGGAGTGTTTTGGCCTCGGTCCAGGCAGGCGCAGGCGGGGGATCGAGGAAGCCCATTTGCGCCGGGTCGGAGACGCCCCAGGCGGCGAGGTCGAGGACTAGACCCGAGAGATCGGCGGCGAGAATTTCGGGCGTGTCGAAAGCTTCGAGCGCCGAAGTCTGGCCCTCATTCCAGAGGCGGATGCAGACACCCGGGCTGGTGCGGCCGGCGCGGCCACGGCGCTGATCGGCGCCAGCGCGCGAGACGCGGGTGGTGGCGAGCGTGGTGAGCCCGGTGGCCGGTTCATAGACGGGGACGCGGCGGAAACCAGAATCGATGACGATGCGCACGCCTTCGATGGTCAGCGAGGTTTCGGCGATGGAGGTGGCGAGGACGATCTTGCGTCGTCCGTCGGGGGCGGGCTGGATGGCGGCGTCCTGCTCGGCGGGGCTGAGCTGGCCATAAAGCGGAGCCAGATCGGTATTGGGCGGGAGGCGTGTGGCGAGGCGCTCGGCGGTGCGGGTGATTTCGCCTTGGCCGGGGAGGAAAACGAGGGCGGAGCCTTCGTGCTCGCGCAGGGCTTTTAGGGTTGCGGCCGTCACCTGGTCTTCCATGCGCTTGAGCGGGTCGGGCTCGGCATAAAAGGTTTCGACCGGGAAGGTGCGGCCGGGGCTGTCGATCACCGGGGCATTGTCGAGCAATTTGGCCACGCGCGCGCCGTCGATGGTGGCGGACATGACGAGGAGGCGCAGATCGGGCCGCAGGGCGCGGGCGTCGAGCGCCAAAGCGAGGCCGAGATCGGCGTCGAGGCTGCGCTCGTGGAATTCGTCAAAGATGATGGCGGCGACGCCGGACAATTCCGGATCGTCGAGCAGCATGCGGGTGAAGACACCCTCGGTGACGATCTCGATGCGGGTGCGGGCGGAGATTTTGCTCTCGAGGCGGACGCGGTAGCCGATGGTGCCGCCGACATCCTCGCCGATGAGTTTGGCCATCTGCCGGGCGGCAGCGCGGGCGGCGAGGCGGCGGGGTTCGAGCATGATGATCTTGGCGTCCCCGCGCCAGGATGCGTCGAGCAATGCCAGGGGTACGCGTGTCGTCTTGCCGGCGCCGGGCTGGGCCACGAGCACGGCGGCGCTGCCCTTTACGAGCGCGTCGCAGAGGGCGGGCAGGGCGGCATCGATGGGCAGGGGTGGCAATTTGGGGAAGGGGATTTTCATGGCTCCTTTACCCGCTGCTTACCCGGCTGGTGTAAATGGCTCAAGCACTTGCCGGTGACGAATGTTTTCTTCTTCGTGACTGCGGGCTAGGGTCCGGTGCCAAAAAGGACTTTTGTCGTCGGAGGACGCATGCAACTCACGCGGATCAGCAATAGCGAGCTTACCGTCGACGTGGCCGCGCTCGGGGCGGAAATGCAGGCGCTTTCGACCCGCGACGGTCGCAATTGGCTGTGGAGCGGCGATGCCAGCTTCTGGACCGGACGCTCGCCCATCCTGTTCCCCATGGTGGGCCGCGCCCCGATGGATACGATCAGCGTCGGCACCGAGCGTTACCAGATGGGCCAGCATGGCTTTGCCCGGCGCAGCGCCTTTACCCTTGTCGAAGAATGGCGCGAGCATTGCATCTACCGGCTGGAGGCCTCCGAGCCGACGCGGGCGATGTTTCCGTTCGATTTCCAGCTCGATATCGAGCACCGGCTCGAGGGACGGGCGGTCGTGGTTACCGCGACCGTGAGCAATCGCGATACAAGAACCATGCCCTTTGGCGTGGGCTTTCACCCTGCCTTTGCCTGGCCCTTGCCCGGTGGAGAAGGACAAAGCCATTCCGTAGCGCTGGACAATGGCGGTGCTCCCGAGGTCTTCCGGCTCTCCGGCGGGCTGGTCAATCCGGTGGCCGGACATTCGCCCTTCGAGGCGGGCCGGCTGACCCTCAACCACGCCGATTTTGAAAATGACGCCATGATCTTCCCGCAGGGTGCCGGCAAGGGCCTGCGCTATGCCAGCGAGAACGGCCCCGCAGTGCACTTCACCTGGGAAAATCTGCCCAATCTGGCGCTGTGGACCAAGCCGGGCGCGGGTTTTATTTGCCTTGAACCCTGGCACGGGATGGCAGCCGAAGTGGGCGGCAGCGATGCGCTCGACCAGCGGCCCTATACGGTGCTGCTCGAGGCCGGTGCGACGGCGCGCTATTCCTTCCGGGCCGAACTGATCGGTTGATCCCACCGCCTTGAGAGGCGGTCAGAGGCTGCTGGCCGCGACAAACTCGCGGGTATAGTCCGCCTTGAGGTCGCGGGCGCGCAATTGCTCGCGGGTGACGGTTTCCACCAGCCGTGCGTTCTGCAGCACGGTGAAGCGGTCGCACATGTAAGAGACCACAGCCAGATTGTGGCTGACGATGATGAAGGTCAGGTCGAGCTTTTCGCGCAGCGTATTGAGCAGATTGAGGATTTCGGCCTGGATGGAAACGTCGAGAGCCGAGGTCGGCTCGTCGAGCAGCAGCAGTTTTGGCGAGAGGGCGAGGGCGCGGGCAATGGCAACGCGCTGGCGCTGGCCGCCCGAAAGCTCGTGCGGATAGCGATAGGCGAAATTCTGACCCAGCCCGATGAGGTCGAGCAGTTCCAGCGCCCGCGCCTCGGCATTGGCCATGCCGTGGATGCGCATGGGCTCGGCAATGGCCTTGCCGATGAGATGGCGCGGATGAAGCGAGGCATAGGGGTCCTGGAACACCATCTGGGCGCGCTGGGCGAATGCTTTTCGCGACCGGTCGGGGGCCGGGGCGCCGTCGAGCGTGATGGTGCCGGACCAGTCGGCATTGAGCCCCATGATGGTGCGCAGAATGGTCGATTTTCCCGAGCCGCTTTCGCCGACGAGCCCAAAGCTCTCGCCGCGGGCGACGGCGAAGCTGACATCATCAACCACCGTGGTGGAGCTGAAGCGGACGGAGAGATTGTCGACGGTGAGGATATTGTCTGGCTTTGTCATAGCGCCTGTCTCCAGGCGTCTTCGCGCTGTAGGGTGGGCAAGGGATCGAGCGGTCCGTCAATGGTGGGGAGGCACGCGAGCAGGCCTCTGGTATAGGGATGTTCGGCCTTGTGCAGATCGGATGCGGCGAGGGTTTCGACGATCTGGCCGGCATACATGACGATGATGCGGTCGCAGAAGCGGCTGACCAGCTGCAGATCGTGGCTGATGAAGATCAGTCCCATCTGGCGGCGGGTCACCAGCTCGTCGAGAATGTTGAGCACCTGCATCTGCACGGTGACGTCGAGGGCAGAAGTGGGCTCGTCGGCAATGAGCAGATCGGGTTCGCGGACCACCATCATGGCGATCATGATGCGCTGGCCCATG encodes:
- the msrB gene encoding peptide-methionine (R)-S-oxide reductase MsrB gives rise to the protein MDAHAYPVTRTDAEWRERLTPEQFYIMREHGTERPGSCALLHETRQGSFACAGCDTPLFESSLKFESGTGWPSFNDPLPGSVETTVDRSHGMVRTEVHCATCGSHLGHVFPDGPPPTGLRYCINGVALNFLPKA
- a CDS encoding TIM barrel protein; translated protein: MLYTEHGFLDRFDAAARDGFGGVEFVSPYEFSPDAVAEAARAAGVKVALFNSPAGDWGAGERGFACQPGSVAIFRAGIETAIACAEALDCRKLHLMAGNVPEGVSAEEAEAVFTDNVGWAAEKLAQHGIMALIEPINSVDMPGYGLSSLAEAERVLKAVGHGNLRLQFDFYHMAMMGEALVDNFVRLAPLIGHVQIADCPGRHEPGTGSIDFDAVFSALGSYGGWVGAEYRPAGGTSAGLGWMRGPLFLETL
- the hrpB gene encoding ATP-dependent helicase HrpB yields the protein MKIPFPKLPPLPIDAALPALCDALVKGSAAVLVAQPGAGKTTRVPLALLDASWRGDAKIIMLEPRRLAARAAARQMAKLIGEDVGGTIGYRVRLESKISARTRIEIVTEGVFTRMLLDDPELSGVAAIIFDEFHERSLDADLGLALALDARALRPDLRLLVMSATIDGARVAKLLDNAPVIDSPGRTFPVETFYAEPDPLKRMEDQVTAATLKALREHEGSALVFLPGQGEITRTAERLATRLPPNTDLAPLYGQLSPAEQDAAIQPAPDGRRKIVLATSIAETSLTIEGVRIVIDSGFRRVPVYEPATGLTTLATTRVSRAGADQRRGRAGRTSPGVCIRLWNEGQTSALEAFDTPEILAADLSGLVLDLAAWGVSDPAQMGFLDPPPAPAWTEAKTLLTRLDAIDASGHLTSAGKALAKLPLHPRLAHMVVAGAEDGDAQTAADLAVLIGERGLGGDDIDLARRLDRFRTDRSRRADDARSLARRWAKLAGGASGENRDAGHHLARAFPDRVAQPAGPRGRFRLANGRQAQLEETHSLAGAPFIVVADLTGSATQGRIRSAAALDPADLETLFGHRITDDTILAFDTASGSVRARRQRRLDALRLADEPAQVTDLEQAAEILAASVLKRPETLPWSKEQKALRARSTWLHQTLGDDFPDLSDTALAADPAWLVPHILGETRLSDISADHLGMALESILPWAKKQEMEKHLPSHFHAPSGSHLPIDYAAENGPALEIRVQELFGLDRHPSIANGKVPLLLVLLSPARRPIQTTRDLPGFWRGSWKDVVKDLKGRYPRHPWPDDPIAAPATSRAKPRGT
- a CDS encoding aldose 1-epimerase family protein, encoding MQLTRISNSELTVDVAALGAEMQALSTRDGRNWLWSGDASFWTGRSPILFPMVGRAPMDTISVGTERYQMGQHGFARRSAFTLVEEWREHCIYRLEASEPTRAMFPFDFQLDIEHRLEGRAVVVTATVSNRDTRTMPFGVGFHPAFAWPLPGGEGQSHSVALDNGGAPEVFRLSGGLVNPVAGHSPFEAGRLTLNHADFENDAMIFPQGAGKGLRYASENGPAVHFTWENLPNLALWTKPGAGFICLEPWHGMAAEVGGSDALDQRPYTVLLEAGATARYSFRAELIG
- a CDS encoding ABC transporter ATP-binding protein, whose protein sequence is MTKPDNILTVDNLSVRFSSTTVVDDVSFAVARGESFGLVGESGSGKSTILRTIMGLNADWSGTITLDGAPAPDRSRKAFAQRAQMVFQDPYASLHPRHLIGKAIAEPMRIHGMANAEARALELLDLIGLGQNFAYRYPHELSGGQRQRVAIARALALSPKLLLLDEPTSALDVSIQAEILNLLNTLREKLDLTFIIVSHNLAVVSYMCDRFTVLQNARLVETVTREQLRARDLKADYTREFVAASSL